One window of uncultured Erythrobacter sp. genomic DNA carries:
- a CDS encoding prephenate dehydratase, producing MRSFPGPALAIVDSLRKAAEADPARAIAFQGSPGANSHRAATEARPDANPLPCFSFEDALEAVKDGRAGQAIIPIENSQHGRVADIHFLLPESGLAIVGEYFMPIHHALMGLGEGPFEAAYSHPQALGQSRFYLRERGIVPLSYADTAGAAAFVAEKGDPKLAAIAPKIAAELYGLNLIEENVEDSDDNMTRFVILADKPTTINIERGRPAMTTFVFEVKNIPAALYKAMGGFATNGVNMTKLESYQQGTSFSATRFYADIIGVPGDPAVDRALEECAFHSKELRLLGTYEQGRKRG from the coding sequence ATGCGCAGTTTTCCTGGCCCCGCTCTAGCGATTGTCGATAGTCTGCGCAAAGCCGCAGAGGCTGACCCTGCCCGCGCGATTGCGTTTCAGGGCTCGCCCGGCGCCAATTCGCACCGCGCCGCCACCGAAGCGCGGCCCGACGCCAACCCGCTCCCCTGTTTCAGTTTCGAAGATGCATTGGAGGCCGTGAAGGACGGCCGCGCCGGACAAGCGATCATCCCGATTGAAAACTCGCAGCACGGCCGCGTTGCCGATATCCACTTTCTTCTGCCTGAAAGCGGGCTGGCGATTGTGGGCGAATATTTCATGCCGATCCATCACGCGCTGATGGGCCTTGGCGAAGGGCCTTTCGAGGCTGCCTACAGTCATCCGCAGGCGCTCGGCCAGTCGCGCTTCTATCTGCGCGAGCGCGGGATTGTGCCTTTGAGCTATGCCGACACCGCAGGCGCAGCGGCCTTCGTGGCGGAGAAAGGCGATCCCAAACTCGCTGCCATCGCGCCGAAGATCGCTGCCGAACTCTACGGCCTCAACTTGATCGAGGAGAATGTCGAGGATAGCGACGACAATATGACGCGCTTCGTGATCCTCGCTGACAAGCCGACCACAATTAACATCGAGCGGGGCAGGCCTGCGATGACGACTTTCGTGTTCGAAGTGAAGAATATTCCTGCCGCGCTTTACAAGGCGATGGGCGGCTTTGCGACCAACGGCGTCAATATGACCAAGCTGGAAAGCTACCAGCAAGGCACCAGCTTTTCCGCCACTCGCTTCTATGCGGATATTATCGGCGTGCCCGGGGATCCGGCTGTGGACCGCGCGCTGGAAGAATGCGCTTTCCATTCCAAGGAATTGCGCCTGCTGGGAACCTATGAGCAAGGGCGCAAGCGCGGCTGA